In Mus caroli chromosome 9, CAROLI_EIJ_v1.1, whole genome shotgun sequence, a single window of DNA contains:
- the LOC110301919 gene encoding olfactory receptor 145-like: MTLGRMAFSNDSSVKEFILLGLTQQPELQMPLFFLFLGIYVVSMVGNLGLIILIVLNPHLHTPMYYFLFNLSFIDFCYSTVITPKMLVGFVKQNIISHAECMTQLFFFCFFVIDECYILTAMAYDRYAAICKPLLYQVTMSHQVCLLMTVGMYVMGLVGAIAHIVCMLRLTFCEGHIINHYMCDIPPLLKLSCTSTYINELVVFIVVGVNVIVPTLTIFISYTLILSNILSIHSAEGRSKAFRTCGSHFIAVSLFYGASAFMYLKPSSASVDDDKISTIFYTIVGPMLNPFIYSLRNKDVHIALRQTLKKRMLI; encoded by the coding sequence ATGACATTGGGAAGAATGGCCTTCAGCAATGACTCTTCTGTGAAGGAGTTTATCCTGCTGGGCTTAACACAGCAGCCAGAGCTCCAGAtgcctctctttttcctcttcttgggAATCTATGTGGTCTCCATGGTGGGGAACCTGGGATTGATTATTCTGATTGTTTTGAATCCTCATctgcacacccccatgtactATTTTCTCTTCAACCTTTCCTTTATTGATTTCTGCTACTCCACTGTCATAACACCCAAAATGCTGGTGGGTTTTGTGAAGCAAAACATCATCTCTCATGCAGAGTGTATGActcagctctttttcttctgcttctttgttATTGATGAATGCTACATTTTGACAGCAATGGCCTATGACAGATATGCTGCCATCTGTAAGCCNCTGCTTTACCAGGTCACCATGTCCCATCAGGTCTGCCTCTTGATGACAGTGGGGATGTATGTGATGGGGCTTGTGGGTGCCATAGCCCACATTGTTTGCATGCTGAGACTCACCTTCTGTGAAGGCCACATCATTAATCATTACATGTGTGACATACCCCCTCTCCTGAAGCTGTCCTGCACAAGCACCTACATCAATGAACTGGTAGTTTTCATTGTTGTGGGTGTCAATGTCATAGTTCCCACattgactatttttatttcttacaccTTGATCCTTTCCAACATCCTCAGCATCCATTCTGCAGAAGGTAGGTCAAAAGCCTTCAGGACCTGTGGCTCCCATTTCATAgctgtttctcttttctatgGAGCTTCAGCATTCATGTATCTTAAACCTTCTAGTGCATCAGTGGATGATGATAAAATATCTACCATATTTTACACCATTGTGGGCCCAATGTTGAATCCTTTTATTTATAGTTTAAGGAATAAGGATGTCCACATTGCACTGAGACAAACTTTGAAGAAAAGAATGCTTATCTAA